The following coding sequences lie in one Acidobacteriota bacterium genomic window:
- the cas1 gene encoding CRISPR-associated endonuclease Cas1, with translation MATLYLTEQNTTLHKEQNRLVVKYQDTVLASIHEFKVERVVVVGNAQLTTQVMSFLLDHGIDTVFLSIHGKLKGRLAPLESKNVLLRLAQFERFRSPDFAIGLAREVVMAKIANSARVLSRYQRNHSETKFSEALTALELMLRQAGRTGSLDALRGVEGQAAAVYFQVFGGMLRNGLTFDKRTRRPPKDPVNAILSFGYTLLYQEAISATASVGFDPYVGFFHGVDYGRCSLALDLIEEFRAMTIDRLTTNVFNLGVLSPKDFVKSEEGGVLLDSPGRKRFLGEYERLMTTEFTNPSNGQHTCFRKALHEQALALQRAVLQNQKYTPFQEWH, from the coding sequence AAAACCGGCTCGTGGTCAAATACCAGGATACGGTTTTGGCTTCCATCCATGAATTCAAAGTTGAGCGAGTCGTCGTGGTTGGCAACGCTCAACTCACGACCCAGGTGATGAGTTTTCTGCTGGACCATGGAATTGATACCGTTTTTTTAAGCATTCACGGCAAGCTCAAAGGGCGACTGGCGCCGCTGGAATCAAAAAACGTTTTGCTTCGGCTGGCACAGTTTGAACGGTTTCGCAGCCCTGACTTTGCGATTGGCCTGGCTCGGGAGGTTGTCATGGCCAAAATTGCCAACTCCGCCCGTGTCCTTTCCAGGTACCAACGAAACCATTCCGAAACCAAATTTTCCGAGGCGCTCACCGCTCTGGAATTAATGCTGAGACAAGCTGGCCGAACTGGGAGTCTGGATGCCTTGCGTGGTGTTGAAGGCCAGGCTGCCGCCGTCTATTTTCAAGTTTTTGGGGGAATGCTGCGCAATGGACTGACGTTCGACAAACGAACCCGCCGTCCGCCGAAAGATCCTGTCAATGCAATTCTCAGCTTTGGATACACGTTGCTGTATCAAGAGGCAATTTCGGCGACCGCTTCGGTTGGGTTTGACCCGTATGTTGGCTTTTTTCACGGAGTTGACTACGGTCGGTGTTCACTGGCGCTGGATTTGATCGAAGAATTTCGCGCCATGACCATTGATCGCCTGACAACCAATGTCTTTAACCTTGGGGTTTTATCTCCGAAAGATTTTGTGAAATCTGAGGAAGGCGGGGTACTGCTCGATTCTCCAGGCCGGAAACGGTTTCTGGGCGAATATGAGCGTTTGATGACGACGGAATTTACAAATCCATCAAATGGCCAGCACACTTGCTTTCGAAAAGCATTGCACGAACAAGCTTTGGCTTTGCAGCGAGCTGTTCTTCAGAATCAAAAGTATACGCCATTTCAAGAGTGGCATTAG